Below is a genomic region from Verrucomicrobiota bacterium.
CCCAGCGCACGTTCAGTTGCCCCTTGCACTGAACCGTCTGCTGTTTATCGCCATAGAACCAATCCGCATGGTTCAGCGTAACCCCTGTGACGGCAAAAAAGAAGAGGGCAGCAAAGCTGAACAGTGACAGGTAAAGATGCAGCCACCGCAAGAATGCGGCCAGGCCGGTACTTGCGGGTTTTGACATCTCCGCTGAGGGAGTGTCCGGCCCGTCAGTGGGTGGCTGTTTTTCGTCGGTAGTCAAGTGAGGCGGAGGAAACTTCTGGGTTACCTTTGAGTTCAAGATGAGCCGCCGTACCGGTGAAGCTCATTTCCTGACGGATCAACTGGTAGGTGCCGTGCTCGCGCACCGCCTCGATGCAAACGGTATATTTGCCGGGTTTGACCGGTTTGCCTTTATCATCCTTGCCATCCCATTTGATTGCATATTTACCCGCTGGCCGGGTGGCACTGGATACGGTACCGGTCAGATCGGTGCCATCGGCCATGGTGCGCATTTGGTCGCCATGGTACCAGGCTTTCAGGTCGGGCAGCCAGCGGGCGCGATCAAACCAAAGAGCCATGGTGCGCACCGGGAACTTATCCTGATCTTCCACCCATACTGCCACGAACGGCCGCCGATAACGCTGGCTGGTACTGCGATTCAACTCCAGGTTGACGATTAATTCAAACTCGGGATTCCAGCTTGTGCCCGCCTGATTACCCGTCATGACAGGCAGGTTGCCACCGGCGGCCGCCACCTCATATCCTTGGGATACAAACCGGTGCCAACCGCGACTGGTGATCTGGCGGCCATTTGCCGTCACCAGCAGGTACTCGACTTCGGGCAACGACGAAGCCAACCGCAGGCTTTCTTCGGGAGTCAGCACGGAAAAGGTGGTGGAAAGCGCATCGGCATCTGCCGTGCACCCGGCTACCACGGTGGCGCTGATTACATGATCCACCGGACGCGCCGTCCGGGGATCAACGATATGGGAGTACCAACGGTCGTTGATGGCAAAGCCCCGCCGATAATTACCGCTGGTGGCCACCGCCCGGTTTTGGATTCGCAGGCGAGCTGCTGGGGCACTGTTCTCCGCATCGGCCAGCGGATCAACCACGCCCACGGATTCCACCCAGTCGCCCATGATGCGCAAATCGCCACCGATGTTCACGAGCGCGGCAGTGACTTTACCGGAGCTGAGCGCGAACGCGCAGGCCTGGTCCACAATACACCCTTTGCCCAGTGCATTCAAGGACAACGCTGCGGTGCCGGTACGCGTTGCAGTGCGGGCTGCGGGGTCAAGTTTCCATGGTGATACGCCGGCCTGTGCCACTGCGTCCGCCAGTTCATCGCGCGTCGGCACCCTATGCCTGGCCGCTGCGTTTTTCCAGAGTTCCAACGCCACTCCGGCAGTGGCATTGAACGCGCCACCACTCAAGTCACACCACCGGTCGTATTGCTCAAGCACATGGAACAATTCGGCGGAGACCGCCACCGGTTGTTGACTGGTCTTCAACCACCGGCTCACCTCGGAAGATGATTCGTACGTGCTGAGGATTCCCGCCAGCCGATCAATTTCATCCAAGACCAGGGCTTCGGCTGACCGAGCGTCGGCATCGGAAACCGCGATGAGTTTCAGTTCCAGAGAAGTACCAAGGACATTCTCGTGATGAAACACAAATGGCCTGGCCACGTTGGTATTTGCGTATGCCAGATTGCCGGACCAAGCCAGCAATAAACTGCCAAAGATCAATGAATTCTTGAATTGCATATTAAGTCCGCCGATCCGGCTGCGAAGATTCGCGTCTGGCCTGAAGGGGAGCGCTCGCTGATTTCAGTCCAAGGTTATTTATTCGCGGCGGGACGTTTGGCGTGCTCCTTGTCATCATCGTCCTCGTCGTGTTTTTTTCCACCTTCGCGGCGCTGACTCTCACCGCCACTGACGGTCCGGTTGCCCGCAGCCTGGGCTTCCGCCAGCTTGCGGATTTCATCCTTGGTGAGCACGCCATCTTTGTTTAAGTCGCCACGTTCCATTAGGCCCTGCATGCGTTCCGGCAGCTCATCCTTGGTGATCTTGCCATCGCCATTTTTATCAAACTCCATCAGGCGGCGAACGATTTCTTCAACATTGGCAGAAGAACCGCCCCGGCCACGCTCGCCCTCCTGCCGAGCAAAATTCGGGCGTAACTCATCTTCCGTAAGTTGACCGTCCCCGTTTTTATCCAGCTTCAAGAGGGCTGCTGGGGCATTCTTGATTTCTTCGGCTGAGATCACGCCATCGCCATTGGTATCCAATGCCATGAACAAGGGATTCATTCGGATGGACCTTCCCTCCGGGCGGCGACCTTCACGTCCCTCTCCGCCTTCTGGCCGCTGACTCTCGCGGCCAGTTTCCCGGTTTTGGCGAATTTCCGGGTTGGCGGGCCGGGTTTCCTGTGCGGATAACGGCATGGAGGGAACGGCAACACCCAGTGCTGCCACGGCTAAACAAAATGCTATTTTATTCATGTATAATTCCTGACTTTAGGGCCAGACGATGGCTTGTCGGCAAAAGTTACACTGATTTCTAAAAATGCAAATGCTTATCCGGCAGGCGCTGGGCAGTTACGGGTTGAGAGGCAGTCGGCTTAATCTGGAATTTGTCCCCCATTGGTTCGAATACGGGATTGACTGATTACCGATTACGAATTACTTGTCTTCGCCATGAATATACCTGTCGCGCTGCTACTCTTCACCTTCGCTTTGAACCCGTTTGCTATGGGTGCGCCGACGCCCGCCGGTAATAGCAAGTGGGAGGCCCTCGTGCAGAAGAAACTCACGGTCTCGTCGCCCAAGCCGGATGCGATTATTTGCATCGGCAGTTCGCATATGGAACGCTGGAAAACCGTGACCACCGACCTCGCCCCGCTCACCGTTTACAATCACGGTATCGGCGGCAGTACCATGAAGCACGCCGCCGAACTGTTTATCCCGAAACTGGCGATCCCTTTCAAACCTCGGGCAGTGATTCTCTATGAAGGCAGCAACGACATCAATGCCGGGGTGACACCAGAGCAGATTCTCGAGCGCTTCAAGGAATTGCATCGCCAAATCCACAATGCCCTGCCCAAAACCCGGCTCTACGTGCTCGGCATCGTGCCCAGTCCCGGCAAGCGCTTTAATAAATGGGAGGCGATCCAACAGGCCAATCAAGCGATCAAGCAGGAGTGTGCCACGGAGCCGTGGATGAAGTTCATTGATACCACCACTCCCTTATTGGGAGCCGACGGTCAGCCCAAGGCCGAGTATTTCATCCCTGAGGACATCCACATGCTGCCCGAAGGCTACAAGGTGTGGACCGGTGTCATCGCCCCGGTGGTGGTCGAGGCAGAGAAGGAATTCGAGCCCAAGCCATGAAGCTCTGTTACTTCGCTTGCCTATAAGTTATTAGTTGGCCGGGGCGGCTGTGCCGGGCGTGATCGCCAACAGGTCACGGCCAACGATCACTTGGCCCTTATACACATCGCCAAGCGTACGGATCGTCGCTTCCTCATCCACCTCACAGGCGACCAGAATGCCTATTTCAGTTCCACACCCCACAGCTTCGCCAGTAACTCGAACATCTCCGGGTCGTGCGGTTTCAGTTCAGTGCGGGTGAAGGGGAAGAAATCGTTGGTGGAAAAGAACGCCTCGGTGTTCTCCGCAAAATATTCCTGCGGATTCGTCATGGCGTAAGCGCGGGCTTGGGTGGTGCGGCCATCGCCGAATCGTTGCTCGACGCGATCGTATTTACCGCCGGCCTTGGCACGCTCATAGGCGGCCTTGATGTCAGGGTTGCCAAAACCTTTCGGCAAAACCCGGTCATGATAAGAATGCGCCAACTCGTGCAGGGCGAAGTTCGGCATGCGCCGGGCCTCCGACTCAAAGATGCGGACGTTGGTGAACTCGACGCCTTTGGCCATGGCCGGATCGCGCCCGTGCTCACGCAGCCAGACGGCATTGGGGTGGTACTCGGCGCGAGGTTTGATGCCGGGATACTCCGGGGAAATCCACAGCGTCACTTTCTGCAGTTCAATGACGGCGGCCTTCGGAACGTTGCGGTTGATTTCCTCGAGCTGCTTCTGTAACAGCACCATGGCCTTCCCGGTCGCCTCCGGCTGTTCCGTCCACAGCCGGCTATTCACATGGATGGTCCAGCCGGCCATGTTGGTGGTCCAGCGCGGGCGGTCATGGCTGGTGCTCGGCTGGGCGGGATGCAGGGGAGTTGGCTGCGCAACGACCGCCTTCGGTTCGGAGGTCTTTGCGCACATGATCAAGAAACACGCCAGTATCACGCTACTCCGTTGCAGATATCTCATGGTTTTTCTTTGGGTGGTTGATTCTTCATTCCGTCGCCGTGCTGATTCGCGCTCAGTCAAACGCCGGGTCGGCTGCCAGAGCCATTTCGCGCGCGCTCAGCCTCCGTCTTCTGGCCTTTTTTCTTGCGCTTGCCCTTCAGCTCGCCGGCGTTGATGGAGAGATCGAAGTCATTCTGCTGCGCTGCTCCCGCTGTACTGCGGCCGTTGGCGATGTACCCCTGCATGAGCGCCGTCAGCTTCGCGGCGACTTCGGAGTTCGCGGCCAAGACGTCCTTGGTTTCACTCAGATCGTTTTGCAGATTGTAGAGCTCCCGCTGGCCGCTCTTAAGGAAGATCAGTTTCCATGGCCCCTGGCGGATGGCGAGATCCCCGGCGGCGGACTGGTGCATGGTCGCCTCCCGCACAACGGTTGTCGTGGTGCCGAGCAACTCGGGCATGAGGCTCACGCTGTCCTCGCCAGCGCTGTCAGGAATCTTCGCGCCGACGATTTCGGCGGCGGTGGCCATAAGGTCGTTGAGACAAATGGTATGATCGTTGACCGAACCGGGCTTCACCTTGCCAGGCCAGCGCGCCACAAACGGGACACGGTGCCCGCCTTCGTAGATGCTGCGCTTGGATTCGCGGAGCGGCGCGTAGGCGCGATGCTCCGCGCCGTTGTCGCTGGTGGCGATGACGAGCGTGTTGTCGGCCAGGTTGTTGCGGGCGAGCACTTCCAGGATTTTGCCGAGCATAGCGTCACCTTGATAAAGCCAGTCGCCGTATTTCGGATCCTGCTTCACGAGATCCTGCGCGCCGCTTTTCCCGGTGAAATCCGGCGCGGGCACGATCGGCTCGTGCGGTATCCCCAGTGGGAAGTAGAGAAAGAATGGCTCGCCCGCCTTCCGCTGATCAATCCACTCAAGGGCTTTCTTGAGCATGAGCGGCTGGTTTTCAACCGGCTCGACGTGGGCGACGACATGGTCCTGCTCAATAATCGTCCCGATGTTACGGGCGTGGGTGAAGCCGCAGAAGTAATCAAAACCGAGCGCGTTCGGGCCGCCGGTCATCTTCGCACCAAAGGGCACTTCCTTCTCGCTGCCCGGTTTTCCATCCACCCAGTTCATGCCGAGATGCCACTTGCCGATGCACGCGGTCACGTAGCCGTGCTGCTTGAGCAATGACGCCACGGTCGTGCGGCCCGGCGGAATAATCGGCTTTGAAAACGTGGTGAGCACGCCGAACTGCCCGATGCGCGACGGGTAGCGGCCGGTGAGCACTCCGTAACGCGTCGGGGTACAAACGGCGGCGGCGGTGTGCGCATCCGTGAACCGCATGCCCTGCGAGGCGAACTTGTCGAGGTTCGGTGTGCGCAACGCGGACTGCGGATTGTAGCACGGCGGCTGCCCCCAGCCCATGTCGTCGAACAGGACGAAGACGAGGTTGGGGCGTTCGCTTGCGGCCTCAGTGGAGACTACGGCAAGGAATAACGTGATGGCGAGGGTGACGGTGATTTTCATGTGGCGCAAAACAAGCGTGATGAGTTGCAGTTCATGGGGTACACCTTTTGGGCTCGTGCGTTCATTCGGTTAGCTTGACTTTACCCTTCTCGACGATGCCGATGGTAACATCGTTCTTCTGCGGCGCACCGGGCGTGCTGCGACCGTCGCGCTTGTATTTTTCCAGCAACTCCTTCAGTTCGCGCACCACTTCCGGGTGTTCAGCGAATTGGTTCCGGCGCTCGGACACGTCGTCGTGCACATTGAACAGTTCGCCGGGCAGGTTATGCTTGGTGTAGCCGCGTTCGTCCTTGAACCACTGCGGTTCACCCACGGCTCTGTTATCATCGCCGGTCGGCGCGTCGATAAACACCCAGTCGCCTTTGCGAAGCGCGAACTTGCCGGAGCAACTGTGATGCACAATAGCCGGGCGCACGGGTTGGGCGTGCGCTTCGCCAAGGAACACCGGAAGCAGATTAAAGCTGTCCTCGCCCGCATTCGGCGGCTGTTGCGCGCCGAGCAGAGCGGCGACGGTCGCCATGAAGTCCACGTTGCAGATGGTCTCGCTGCTGACCGTGCCCGGCTTGATTTTACCGGGCCACCGGACCAGGAACGGCTCGCGATGACCGCCCTCCCAGGTGTCCCGCTTCGCGCCGCGGAGAACGCCCATGCTGTAGTGCTGGAACTGCTGAATGCGATCGTAGGCGCCGGGGTTCACCTCGCCGGTAATCTCGGGCCCGTTATCGCTGGTGAAAAGGACGAGCGTGTTTCCGGCGACGCCCGCGCGCTGCAAGGCATCGAGCACCTGGCCGACGGTCCAGTCGGTCTGGTAAACAAAGTCGCCATAATCGCCGGCCTTCGATTTGCCTTTAAATTCCGGCGCCGGCACGATGGGGTAATGCGGCGACGTGAGCGGCAGATAGAGAAAGAAAGGCTTGCCAGATTTGGCGCTCGTTTCGACCCAATTCACCGCGCGATGTGTCAGTTCGGGCAGGATGTTCACTAACTCCCAGCCTGGCAACATCGGGCCCGGAATGTTGAAACCACCCACACGCCCGGTGTCCCGCAAAGACGGAATGCCAACCGTGTGATCATTTTCGATGAAACAATACGGCGGATAGTTCGGCACATCGGTGCCGAAATAATAATCGAAGCCTCGCGTCGTCGGACCGTCGGCCACGGGCTGTTCAAAAGCGACGTTGCTTAGGCCGTCCTTGCCGCTTCCAGGCGGCTTGCCGTCTTTCACCGGCCAGTCCCAGCCCAGATGCCACTTGCCAATGCACGCGGTCGCGTAGCCGTGCTGCTTGAGCAGCGATGCCACGGTCAGACGACCGGGCGCGATGAGCGGCTTTCCCCATAATCCGAGCACGCCACGCTGGAGCCGCGTACGCCACGCATAGCGCCCCGTGAGGATCGCATAGCGCGAGGGCGTGCAGACCGAAGCGGCCGCATGTGCATCGGTGAAGCGCATTCCCTCGCCCGCGATCCGGTCAAGATTCGGCGTCGGGATTTTGGAGTCCTTGTTGTAGCAGCCGACGTCCCCGTATCCCAAATCGTCTGCGAGGATGAAGACGATGTTGGGACGTTCGCTCGCGGCCCCAGTGGAACTGCAGAGAACAGCGAACACTGCAACAATGGTAAACCAGAAGTGTTTCATGATTGTTTTTCTTGGTCCATTGAGGTATGCAGGCCATTGGATTTCATCGCAACCGCACCCAGTGCAACTCCCGCTGCAAACGAGTTGACGGTGGCAACGATGAGAATATTGCGTGCGTTCATGCGCTGGTGATTTTACCCGGTCAGGTGGAGAACATTCAACGCAAATGATAGGATCAGACGAAATTGAGTGGAACACGAAGCGTGCGAAGCGTGACGGAAACTCATCGGTTTGCGGTTAAGGGTTGAACCAATCGGATAATGAGCCTTGTTATGGTTTGACACCGCCCTCGCCTGCTGCCTCCCGCCTCCAGAACGACTTTCTCCCCGTTCCAAATTCATGCTTCCAAATTCATGCTTGCCCCGTATCAATATTGGCGTAAATTATCGCCCGTGCGCACCAACTGTGTGATATTTGATGGCGAGCCAAAAGCAATGCTTCCTTACCGCAACGCGATAAGTGAGCGCATTAAATGTGCCAAAAAGCAAGTTCCTATCAGTTTCTTGGCACGCATGCTGGTAGAGCGCAGAGTAGGACGCTGAGGTTGCTCGCGATTCCCCCCGCGCTACCATGTCGAGGCTGTCGTCCCTTTTTGGCCACTATCATGAAAGCATTGTTGAAATACTGCTCTCGAGCTCTCGGGTACGAGGTGATTCGATCCGCGAAGATTAAGCAGCACGAGCTTCTGGAGATAGAGTATAGTCAGTTTGTTGAGTTCGCCGTTAGCGCCAGTGGTCTTAACGAGGGAAGTAGGTCCCAGCTAAGGCAAGATATCTTTGCCCTTCTGGTGACCAATTTCAAGCGGTCGGGCTTCTTCGTCGAATTTGGCGCCACAAACGGCGTTGATTTAAGCAACACGTACCTGCTCGAGAAAAGCTATGACTGGACCGGGATTCTTGCTGAACCAGCGCCAATTTGGCACAACGAACTAGCACAAAACAGAAAAGCAATCATCGACACCGACTGTGTTTGGAGCGAGACCGGGAAAACGTTGGAATTTGATGTCGTATCCGAACCCGAATTATCAACTCTTCGTGGTTTTGTCGCCAGCGACCATAACGCGGACAAGCGGAAGGGCGCCGTCCATCATCGGGTTGCAACGGTATCATTGCTGGATTTGTTGAAACGACACAATGCGCCACGTCACATTGATTACCTATCCATAGACACAGAAGGAAGCGAGTTTCAGATTTTGAGCGCCTTCGACTTTTCTGATTACGAAGTATCTGTGATTTCCTGCGAACATAATTATACATCCGCCAGACGCAGCATTTACGATCTCCTCACTGCGAAAGGGTACACGAGAATGTTTCCAACTCTCTCCAAGTGGGATGACTGGTATGTCAAATCCGACACAACGCTCATCAAGGCCGCACTAGGCCAAATGAAATGCAAATCTTAGGACTCAACGCCTTTCACGGTGACGCCTCCGCCGCGTCCCTGAGCCACGGCCAACTTACCGCCGCCATCGAAGAGGAGCGCTTCAACCGCCAAAAGCACTGGGCCGGACTCCCTGCCCAAGCCGCCCTCGCCGTCCTCAGCGGAGCCCAACCCGACCACATCGCCATCTCCCGCGACCCGAAGGCCCACCTCTGGCAAAAGCTCGCCCGCCTCGCCTTGCGTCCCGCCGACTGGACCCGCCTCACCTCGCGCGCCGGCAACACCATTCGCGTCTCCCGCTACACTGAGGAACTCGAGCAAGTCGGCATCGCCGCCAACAAAGCCACCACCCACTTCGTAGAACACCACCGAGCCCACCTCGCCTCGGCCTTTTTCTGTGGGCCCTTCGACGAAGCCGCGGTCATTTCCATCGATGGTTTCGGCGACTTCTCGTCTGTGATGTAGGCCACCGGCCGCGGGAATAAGCTCGACATCAAAGGTTCCGTCTACTTCCCCCACTCGCTCGGCATCTACTACACCGCCTTCACTCACTTCCTCGGTTAACCGCAACACGAAAAGTGAAAGCATCAAATGTGCCAAAAAGCAAATTCCTATCAGTCGGAAAAAATCAAACACCCGGGTTGACAAGATTCCAAGAGCGGGATTTAGTGCTCTCAGTATGTATGACAGTCAAAAAGCAATGATCCATAACCGCATCGCAGCCAGTCCGGCGACAGGAGGTAAAATCGAAGTCCTGTCATTTCCATCTATGAAACCCATCCAATACCTATTGTCGTCGTTCACCTTGTGCCTCGCACTGATCATGAGCCAGCCGATCACCAGCCACGCCAAGGCCACCCATATCACCAAAGTATCGAGGATTGCCACCCCTCCAGCGGGCAAAGCGCTGGTCAACATTCACCGAACCTATCACGGCGTGTTCCGCTGCGCGATTTTTGACGAGAAAGGGACATTCCTGATGGATCTGCCCGAGTATTGCGAATGGCAGCAAGTGTGCGAGCCGGGACAGAAGTCGTTCCTCGTCCTGTTTGCAGGCGGGGTGGTCCAAGTCATAACGGCGGATTTGGCCGCGGATAAAACCTATGATTTCGTGATCGATGATTTCTCCGGCAAGGATATCAAAGTCCACACCGGCTACCGGGGCTTTCTCTTCACGCCGTTGTCCATGAACCCGAGGTGGCGGACCAGACTCGACGAGCTGGAGAAACAGGATGCGGACAAGGTCTTTACTTTGGAACGGGATGCGGTCGCCATCGAGGTTGAAACCTCAAAACGAGATCGCGTCAATGATGTGATCAAAGATTATCTCGGTGGCACCAAATCCGAAAGCGTGATCCACACGATCAAGGAGGACGGCCGATAGGCCGGCTGATGACCCGCATTGCGTCCAGTCGGGCGGGTGGGGGGCGGTGAAGAACCTTTTCTGCAAAATCGGCTTCATTCCGCACTCCACTTTACCGCAACGCGACAAGTGACAACATGAAACGTGCCAAAAAGGAATGTCTTATCAGTTTAATCGACCCCACATGCTCGGTTTGTCGTAAATGATGTTTGCTGAGAAAGAAGAACGATGGACTCAAAGACGATTATTTTGCTGCTTTCTATCGGATCCTATGTTTTTGCGCTGCTCCTGATCCTCTATCAGTGGGGCAAAGAAAAATCCCAATGGATACCCTATTGGATTACAGCGAAGTTTCTGCAAGGGACAGGTTCGCTGTTTTTGTATTTGCAGAGCGGACCGCCGGAGATAACTACGCTTTTATTCGCCAACGGAGCGCTGCTCCTGGGCTGCGCCTATGAGGCTTGGGCGATATTTTTTATTCTCGGCCGGTCGGTGAGCCGACGGACGCATTTTTCGCTTGCAGCAGTGATCGTGGCCATTTGCCTATTGACGATTTATTTGAGCCCACCCGCGAGAGCGGCGACAATTCTCTTGGTGCATTGCGTGCTTTATGGGATACCGGCGTGGGCCTTGTTAGGTAAGCCTAGGCGGCCATCAGTGCTCGGCAAAGTATTGGGCATTGGTTTTGGGGTTTTGGCGTTGATTTATTTCGCAGGCGGGATGCTGATTATTTTGAGGCAGGCCGATCTTATTCCGCGTTTAGGATTCGACACCGTGCCAATCCTGCTTATGTCCAGCTTCTGCATGGTGCTTATTAGCGGGTTTAGCCTGATGCTGTTGGCCAAGGAAAAAAGCGACCTTGAGCTTAAGGAAGCGTGGGAACAGATCAAAACGCTACGAGGTATTCTGCCCATTTGCGCCCATTGCAAAAAGATCCGCAATGACAAAGGCTATTGGGAGCAAGTGGAATCGTATGTGTCGAAACATACCGAGGCGAGATTCTCTCACGGGATTTGCCCGGGGTGCGTCAGTAAATATTTCCCGGATATTGAGTTAGACAGCCCGGAATAAGGGGGCAGTGTGAAGCTTGGTTCGCTATTACTGAACTGATAAGAATTTGCTTTACCGCAACGCGACAAGTGACAGCATGAAACGTGCCAAAAAGCAAATTCCTATCAGTTACGATGTCATTGTGGCCGCTACGGCGTTGGAGCGTGGTAGCGAAGTAGCGACGTTCAATCGGCGTCACTTCGATTATGTGCCGGGGCTGAAAGTCGTCGAACCGCAGTGAGGCGGGATTCCAGAAATCCAGAAACCGGCAGCCACACGATTTCCTTTCCGCCACCGGCTGATTTCCGCTAGCCTTTGCGCCATGGCAACTCCGATGGGTAACGCCTCCTTTGCGCCCGGCCAAAAGGTCGGGGCGGGGCGGTTTACCCTGATGCACGATCTCGGCCTGGGCGACATGGGGATGATCTGGCTGGCGCAGGATGAGGAGTTGAACAAGGAAGTAGCCCTGAAGTTCCTGCCCGCCGAGGTTTCGGATAGCCCGGAGGCTCTGCGCAGCCTGCGCAACGAGGTCGCCAAGGCCCAAGCCCTGAGCCACGAGCGCATTACCGCAACGCGACAAGTGAAGGCAGCAAATGTGCCAAAAAGCAAAGCTATCAATTTAATATTGAATTGCACGGATGATGTCTCCCTGAATATACTTCGGTATGGAAGCGCCCATTGTCACGGTTCGGGACTTGACCAAAATATATCGGCAGGGTGAAATCGACGTCACCGCGCTGAGCGGGATTTCGCTGGACATATCGCCCGGCGAATTTCTGGCGCTCATGGGACCTTCCGGTTCGGGCAAGTCCACCTTGTTGCACATCATTGCCGGGGTGGACCGGCCCACCCGTGGGGAATGCCGAGTTCAAGGGATCAACCTCACCCAGCTCACGGAAACCGAGTTGGCCGACTGGCGCAACCAGAACGTGGGGTTCGTGTTTCAGACCTTCAACCTCATCCCGGTGCTCACGGCGTTTGAAAACGTGGAACTGCCGCTGCTGCTGACGTCCCTGAACCGTCGGCAGCGGCGCAAACAGGTGGAGCTCGCCTTGGAATTGGTGAGCCTTTCCGAGCGGGGACATCATTTGCCCAAGCAACTTTCCGGGGGCCAGGAGCAGCGCGTGGCCATTGCGCGCGCGCTGGTCACCGACCCGGCGCTGGTGGTGGCGGATGAGCCCACGGGCAACCTGGATTCGCACTCCGCCCAGGAGGTGCTGACCATCCTGCAAACGCTCAGCCGGCAGGCGGGAAAAACGGTCATTATGGTCACCCATGATCCCAAGGCCGCCGCCTTCGGCTCACGCTCGGTTCACCTGGAA
It encodes:
- a CDS encoding DUF2271 domain-containing protein translates to MQFKNSLIFGSLLLAWSGNLAYANTNVARPFVFHHENVLGTSLELKLIAVSDADARSAEALVLDEIDRLAGILSTYESSSEVSRWLKTSQQPVAVSAELFHVLEQYDRWCDLSGGAFNATAGVALELWKNAAARHRVPTRDELADAVAQAGVSPWKLDPAARTATRTGTAALSLNALGKGCIVDQACAFALSSGKVTAALVNIGGDLRIMGDWVESVGVVDPLADAENSAPAARLRIQNRAVATSGNYRRGFAINDRWYSHIVDPRTARPVDHVISATVVAGCTADADALSTTFSVLTPEESLRLASSLPEVEYLLVTANGRQITSRGWHRFVSQGYEVAAAGGNLPVMTGNQAGTSWNPEFELIVNLELNRSTSQRYRRPFVAVWVEDQDKFPVRTMALWFDRARWLPDLKAWYHGDQMRTMADGTDLTGTVSSATRPAGKYAIKWDGKDDKGKPVKPGKYTVCIEAVREHGTYQLIRQEMSFTGTAAHLELKGNPEVSSASLDYRRKTATH
- a CDS encoding EF-hand domain-containing protein, which produces MNKIAFCLAVAALGVAVPSMPLSAQETRPANPEIRQNRETGRESQRPEGGEGREGRRPEGRSIRMNPLFMALDTNGDGVISAEEIKNAPAALLKLDKNGDGQLTEDELRPNFARQEGERGRGGSSANVEEIVRRLMEFDKNGDGKITKDELPERMQGLMERGDLNKDGVLTKDEIRKLAEAQAAGNRTVSGGESQRREGGKKHDEDDDDKEHAKRPAANK
- a CDS encoding GDSL-type esterase/lipase family protein → MNIPVALLLFTFALNPFAMGAPTPAGNSKWEALVQKKLTVSSPKPDAIICIGSSHMERWKTVTTDLAPLTVYNHGIGGSTMKHAAELFIPKLAIPFKPRAVILYEGSNDINAGVTPEQILERFKELHRQIHNALPKTRLYVLGIVPSPGKRFNKWEAIQQANQAIKQECATEPWMKFIDTTTPLLGADGQPKAEYFIPEDIHMLPEGYKVWTGVIAPVVVEAEKEFEPKP
- a CDS encoding zinc-dependent peptidase encodes the protein MRYLQRSSVILACFLIMCAKTSEPKAVVAQPTPLHPAQPSTSHDRPRWTTNMAGWTIHVNSRLWTEQPEATGKAMVLLQKQLEEINRNVPKAAVIELQKVTLWISPEYPGIKPRAEYHPNAVWLREHGRDPAMAKGVEFTNVRIFESEARRMPNFALHELAHSYHDRVLPKGFGNPDIKAAYERAKAGGKYDRVEQRFGDGRTTQARAYAMTNPQEYFAENTEAFFSTNDFFPFTRTELKPHDPEMFELLAKLWGVELK
- a CDS encoding arylsulfatase, coding for MKITVTLAITLFLAVVSTEAASERPNLVFVLFDDMGWGQPPCYNPQSALRTPNLDKFASQGMRFTDAHTAAAVCTPTRYGVLTGRYPSRIGQFGVLTTFSKPIIPPGRTTVASLLKQHGYVTACIGKWHLGMNWVDGKPGSEKEVPFGAKMTGGPNALGFDYFCGFTHARNIGTIIEQDHVVAHVEPVENQPLMLKKALEWIDQRKAGEPFFLYFPLGIPHEPIVPAPDFTGKSGAQDLVKQDPKYGDWLYQGDAMLGKILEVLARNNLADNTLVIATSDNGAEHRAYAPLRESKRSIYEGGHRVPFVARWPGKVKPGSVNDHTICLNDLMATAAEIVGAKIPDSAGEDSVSLMPELLGTTTTVVREATMHQSAAGDLAIRQGPWKLIFLKSGQRELYNLQNDLSETKDVLAANSEVAAKLTALMQGYIANGRSTAGAAQQNDFDLSINAGELKGKRKKKGQKTEAERARNGSGSRPGV
- a CDS encoding arylsulfatase, translating into MKHFWFTIVAVFAVLCSSTGAASERPNIVFILADDLGYGDVGCYNKDSKIPTPNLDRIAGEGMRFTDAHAAASVCTPSRYAILTGRYAWRTRLQRGVLGLWGKPLIAPGRLTVASLLKQHGYATACIGKWHLGWDWPVKDGKPPGSGKDGLSNVAFEQPVADGPTTRGFDYYFGTDVPNYPPYCFIENDHTVGIPSLRDTGRVGGFNIPGPMLPGWELVNILPELTHRAVNWVETSAKSGKPFFLYLPLTSPHYPIVPAPEFKGKSKAGDYGDFVYQTDWTVGQVLDALQRAGVAGNTLVLFTSDNGPEITGEVNPGAYDRIQQFQHYSMGVLRGAKRDTWEGGHREPFLVRWPGKIKPGTVSSETICNVDFMATVAALLGAQQPPNAGEDSFNLLPVFLGEAHAQPVRPAIVHHSCSGKFALRKGDWVFIDAPTGDDNRAVGEPQWFKDERGYTKHNLPGELFNVHDDVSERRNQFAEHPEVVRELKELLEKYKRDGRSTPGAPQKNDVTIGIVEKGKVKLTE
- a CDS encoding FkbM family methyltransferase → MKALLKYCSRALGYEVIRSAKIKQHELLEIEYSQFVEFAVSASGLNEGSRSQLRQDIFALLVTNFKRSGFFVEFGATNGVDLSNTYLLEKSYDWTGILAEPAPIWHNELAQNRKAIIDTDCVWSETGKTLEFDVVSEPELSTLRGFVASDHNADKRKGAVHHRVATVSLLDLLKRHNAPRHIDYLSIDTEGSEFQILSAFDFSDYEVSVISCEHNYTSARRSIYDLLTAKGYTRMFPTLSKWDDWYVKSDTTLIKAALGQMKCKS
- a CDS encoding carbamoyltransferase N-terminal domain-containing protein, with translation MQILGLNAFHGDASAASLSHGQLTAAIEEERFNRQKHWAGLPAQAALAVLSGAQPDHIAISRDPKAHLWQKLARLALRPADWTRLTSRAGNTIRVSRYTEELEQVGIAANKATTHFVEHHRAHLASAFFCGPFDEAAVISIDGFGDFSSVM
- a CDS encoding ABC transporter ATP-binding protein, with product MEAPIVTVRDLTKIYRQGEIDVTALSGISLDISPGEFLALMGPSGSGKSTLLHIIAGVDRPTRGECRVQGINLTQLTETELADWRNQNVGFVFQTFNLIPVLTAFENVELPLLLTSLNRRQRRKQVELALELVSLSERGHHLPKQLSGGQEQRVAIARALVTDPALVVADEPTGNLDSHSAQEVLTILQTLSRQAGKTVIMVTHDPKAAAFGSRSVHLEKGELSTSNA